A window of the Streptomyces sp. NBC_00250 genome harbors these coding sequences:
- a CDS encoding cupin domain-containing protein translates to MSRGHSVVKKSRLITAGAVVAVALGAGFATQPMAQADVTADVPPVSAVTLSQGITSAPFKIKATGDRKVLYRKAIVQPGASTGWHYHVGEEIAVINSGTFTRIDGSDCSVEEYSAGESLVEPVGPTTVHMGINKGTEPVELYVVDIIPTKATAPTTAAPDPGCDVAALTSKSTSTGAE, encoded by the coding sequence GTGAGCAGAGGACATTCCGTGGTCAAGAAGAGCAGGCTCATCACCGCCGGTGCCGTCGTCGCGGTGGCGCTCGGCGCCGGATTCGCCACCCAGCCCATGGCCCAGGCCGACGTCACGGCCGACGTCCCCCCGGTCAGCGCGGTCACGCTGAGCCAGGGCATCACCTCGGCACCCTTCAAGATCAAGGCGACCGGCGACCGCAAGGTCCTCTACCGCAAGGCGATCGTGCAGCCGGGCGCCTCCACGGGCTGGCACTACCACGTGGGCGAGGAGATCGCCGTCATCAACTCCGGTACGTTCACCCGGATCGACGGCTCGGACTGCTCGGTGGAGGAGTACAGCGCGGGCGAGTCGCTCGTGGAGCCCGTCGGCCCGACCACCGTGCACATGGGCATCAACAAGGGCACCGAGCCGGTCGAGTTGTACGTCGTCGACATCATCCCCACCAAGGCGACCGCGCCGACCACGGCCGCCCCGGACCCGGGCTGCGACGTCGCCGCGCTGACCTCGAAGAGCACGAGCACCGGGGCCGAGTGA
- a CDS encoding helix-turn-helix transcriptional regulator produces MTTSLNAVREPRRREELKHFLRTRRERLRPEDVGLPPGARRRTPGLRREEVAMLAGIGASWYTWLEQGRDIKVSEQVLDAISRTLRLDAVERDHLYRLVGMNPPQRAADDLADTAQLTALVEGWMPSPAYVIDRCWDIVGLNRAASLVFGFGERDTNCLVSFFTNPAFRARHRYWAEVAPGLVSEFRRDAARYPEESRFTSISRRLTEESEEFAELWSRYELTATNQGVKGIDHPRAGFLIFDHSVLEIPDRPGIRLMLHTARPGTETREKVVELLGRDERKGRISLVEAG; encoded by the coding sequence ATGACCACCAGCCTCAACGCAGTACGGGAGCCCCGTCGACGCGAGGAGCTCAAGCACTTCCTGCGCACGCGCCGGGAACGGCTCAGGCCCGAGGACGTGGGGCTTCCCCCCGGTGCGCGTCGGCGCACGCCGGGGCTGCGCCGGGAGGAGGTCGCGATGCTGGCCGGCATCGGAGCCTCCTGGTACACGTGGCTCGAACAGGGCCGGGACATCAAGGTGTCGGAGCAGGTTCTGGACGCCATCAGCCGGACGCTGCGGCTGGACGCCGTGGAGCGGGACCATCTGTACCGGCTGGTGGGGATGAACCCGCCGCAGCGCGCGGCGGACGACCTCGCGGACACGGCGCAGTTGACGGCCCTCGTGGAGGGCTGGATGCCGAGTCCTGCGTATGTGATCGACCGGTGCTGGGACATCGTGGGGCTCAACAGGGCGGCCTCGCTGGTCTTCGGTTTCGGCGAGCGGGACACCAACTGCCTGGTGTCCTTCTTCACCAATCCGGCGTTCCGGGCGCGTCATCGGTACTGGGCGGAGGTCGCTCCGGGTCTGGTGTCCGAGTTCCGCAGGGATGCCGCGCGCTATCCGGAGGAGTCGCGGTTCACGTCGATCTCGCGTCGACTGACTGAGGAGAGCGAGGAGTTCGCGGAGCTGTGGTCGCGGTACGAGCTCACGGCGACGAACCAGGGCGTGAAGGGCATCGACCATCCGCGGGCGGGGTTCCTGATCTTCGACCACTCGGTGCTGGAGATCCCGGACCGTCCGGGGATCCGGCTGATGCTGCACACGGCGCGGCCGGGTACGGAGACCCGCGAGAAGGTCGTGGAACTGCTGGGCCGGGACGAGCGGAAGGGCAGGATCTCGCTGGTCGAGGCGGGCTGA
- a CDS encoding MFS transporter, giving the protein MTPDSATQPPGKAPFTTRQWLIIALLCGAQFMLALDFSILSVALPVLGEDLGFKLSDLQWVVTAFALPSGGLLLLFGRAADLYGRRNWFVAGMVLFAVASLAGGLATTPGFLLAARAAQGVAAAMLTPAAMSLLTTNFSEGSQRDRALGINGALLSLGFLSGVVLGGVITDLTSWRVTLFISVPVGIVAAIAAPILIKESRNEETPKLDLLGAVTVTGGLISVIFGITSAERNGWSATTTLVSLAAGLVLLVAFFAVESRVTAPLVDLKVLRRRTVSWGNATGLITFAMMTGMVFLLTLYMQQVRGMSPLNAGFTFASLGVAAVLGGAFAARIIGAIGVHRALVYGLLLQAVSTAALYFLDTTGGMPLLLIATATGGFGHLLAVVGYMITATSGLPDSEQGLATGLAYTGQQLGVTVGTPVLATVAAAGIDSAGGSGPAAVLEGVQGGLLLAAGALLVAGIVAIAFLRPGRTTAEAPAATDRQVPAEAR; this is encoded by the coding sequence ATGACTCCCGACTCCGCCACTCAGCCGCCCGGCAAGGCGCCCTTCACCACCCGCCAGTGGCTCATCATCGCCCTCCTGTGCGGCGCGCAGTTCATGCTCGCCCTCGACTTCTCCATCCTCAGCGTCGCGCTCCCCGTCCTCGGCGAGGACCTCGGCTTCAAGCTGAGCGACCTGCAGTGGGTCGTCACCGCGTTCGCGCTGCCCTCCGGCGGCCTGCTGCTGCTCTTCGGCCGCGCCGCCGACCTCTATGGCCGCCGCAACTGGTTCGTCGCCGGCATGGTCCTCTTCGCGGTCGCCTCGCTCGCCGGCGGTCTCGCCACCACGCCCGGCTTCCTGCTCGCGGCCCGCGCCGCCCAGGGCGTCGCCGCCGCCATGCTCACCCCGGCGGCCATGTCGCTGCTCACCACCAACTTCTCCGAGGGCTCGCAGCGCGACCGCGCGCTCGGCATCAACGGCGCCCTGCTCTCCCTCGGCTTCCTCTCCGGCGTGGTCCTCGGCGGTGTCATCACCGACCTCACCAGCTGGCGCGTGACGCTCTTCATCAGCGTCCCCGTCGGCATCGTCGCCGCCATCGCCGCCCCGATCCTCATCAAGGAGAGCCGCAACGAGGAGACCCCGAAGCTGGACCTCCTCGGCGCCGTCACCGTCACCGGCGGCCTCATTTCGGTGATCTTCGGCATCACCTCGGCCGAGCGCAACGGCTGGAGCGCCACCACCACCCTGGTCTCCCTCGCCGCCGGACTCGTCCTCCTCGTCGCCTTCTTCGCCGTCGAGTCGCGGGTCACCGCACCCCTCGTCGACCTGAAGGTGCTGCGCCGCCGCACCGTCAGCTGGGGCAACGCCACCGGCCTCATCACCTTCGCGATGATGACCGGCATGGTGTTCCTGCTGACCCTGTACATGCAGCAGGTGCGCGGCATGAGCCCGCTCAACGCCGGCTTCACCTTCGCCTCCCTCGGCGTCGCCGCCGTCCTCGGCGGCGCCTTCGCCGCCCGGATCATCGGCGCGATCGGCGTCCACCGGGCCCTCGTCTACGGTCTGCTGCTGCAGGCCGTCAGCACGGCCGCGCTCTACTTCCTCGACACCACCGGCGGCATGCCGCTGCTCCTCATCGCCACCGCCACCGGCGGATTCGGCCACCTCCTCGCCGTCGTCGGCTACATGATCACCGCGACCTCGGGCCTGCCCGACAGCGAGCAGGGCCTGGCCACCGGCCTCGCCTACACGGGCCAGCAGCTCGGCGTCACCGTCGGCACCCCGGTCCTCGCCACCGTCGCCGCCGCCGGCATCGACTCCGCGGGCGGCAGCGGCCCCGCCGCCGTCCTGGAAGGCGTACAGGGCGGTCTGCTGCTCGCCGCCGGCGCGCTGCTCGTCGCGGGCATCGTCGCCATCGCCTTCCTGCGGCCCGGCCGGACGACGGCCGAGGCCCCCGCCGCGACGGACCGCCAGGTCCCCGCCGAAGCGCGCTGA
- a CDS encoding aldo/keto reductase produces MRMRYLGRTGLQVSEICLGTMTFGGRHGFQHMGQLNTIEARRLVHASMDAGVNFFDTADMYSAGQSEEVLGAALGTRREDVIIATKVRWQMPDGSSGPNDRGLSRHHIVRSVEASLRRLGTDYIDLYQTHGWDGRTPVEETLRALDDLVRAGKVRYTGASNLNSWQLTRALAASERAGLERFASHQIQYSLAAREVEWELLPMAEAEGVGVMVWSPLAGGLLSGHQERGATPPPGTRRAVGWFEPVDPERAFDTVDVLRRIAKEREVSPAQVALRWALDGRGVTSVVIGARNERQLTDNLAATTWSLTPEEHAALDEVSAPPLPYPYWHQDYCDVDRLKESDEG; encoded by the coding sequence ATGCGTATGCGCTACCTGGGCCGCACCGGCCTCCAGGTGTCCGAGATCTGCCTCGGCACCATGACGTTCGGCGGCCGCCACGGCTTCCAGCACATGGGCCAGCTCAACACCATCGAGGCCCGGCGGCTCGTCCACGCGAGCATGGACGCGGGCGTCAACTTCTTCGACACCGCCGACATGTACTCCGCCGGACAGTCCGAGGAGGTCCTCGGCGCCGCCCTCGGCACCCGACGCGAAGACGTGATCATCGCGACGAAGGTGCGCTGGCAGATGCCCGACGGCAGCAGCGGTCCGAACGACCGCGGCCTGTCCCGGCACCACATCGTGCGCTCGGTGGAGGCCAGTCTGCGCCGCCTCGGCACCGACTACATCGACCTCTACCAGACGCACGGCTGGGACGGCCGCACCCCGGTGGAGGAGACCCTGCGGGCCCTGGACGACCTCGTCCGGGCGGGCAAGGTGCGCTACACCGGCGCGTCCAACCTCAACTCCTGGCAGCTCACCCGCGCCCTCGCCGCCAGCGAGCGGGCCGGCCTGGAGCGTTTCGCCTCGCACCAGATCCAGTACAGCCTGGCGGCCCGCGAGGTCGAGTGGGAACTGCTGCCCATGGCCGAGGCCGAGGGCGTGGGAGTCATGGTGTGGAGCCCGCTCGCCGGCGGTCTGCTCAGCGGCCACCAGGAGCGGGGCGCCACGCCGCCGCCGGGCACGCGACGGGCGGTGGGCTGGTTCGAGCCCGTCGACCCCGAGCGCGCCTTCGACACCGTCGACGTCCTGCGCAGGATCGCGAAGGAACGCGAGGTGTCCCCGGCCCAGGTGGCGCTGCGCTGGGCGCTGGACGGAAGGGGCGTCACCTCGGTGGTCATCGGCGCCCGCAACGAACGCCAGCTCACCGACAACCTGGCCGCGACGACCTGGTCGCTGACCCCCGAGGAGCACGCCGCCCTCGACGAGGTCAGCGCCCCGCCGCTGCCGTACCCGTACTGGCACCAGGACTACTGCGACGTGGACCGCCTCAAGGAGTCGGACGAGGGCTGA
- a CDS encoding sensor histidine kinase — protein MSKSSGTRSSYGIGAALAAGWAWFAVPGQWSGRRTTGEVALAAVLALLGAGTEDLLGGEGWLLAGVAAGSAVLSLVRRRLPATVLVLTAGLAPLVPGFGPLLLVVGWSSGRYIAGVGRAIAAFIAAFVVNVGASLLGPWDRDRLLTIAFMATLYYLGTTLAPGLAHRYWTQRRTLLHALQERNAQLLRERTMVVGQARLRERQRIAQDMHDSLGHQLALIAVHTGALEVDRDLSDRQREVVGVLRNASVTAMHELREVVGILRDGIEAADGTAAAPGRSGDETGRAARGIAGIEGLVEAARTAGTKVGLSRSGAERTLAPAADHAAYRIVQEALTNAYKYAPGAAIGVELRYEPDTFVVEVLNERPTDEPAADVVSGGQGLTGLAERARLVGGMCHAGPADGGGFRVAGMLPYGAAPVAEAAPLVDAADDFRQQTTRPLPGDGRPVMVGPADWTFTERELAMAVRGGRGRSTGGSIALGCGIAFAALVLLVVAAGFGLYFLMGSVQEGMIDPEKYDAVKVGAPEKEVRGQLPSGDTIATAGLSGKGPAMPDGADCLVLMSSEVSDTFDKEPVFRFCFKDGKLIEKKSYEVEAR, from the coding sequence ATGTCGAAGTCGTCGGGGACCCGGAGTTCGTACGGGATCGGGGCCGCGCTCGCCGCAGGGTGGGCGTGGTTCGCGGTGCCGGGGCAATGGTCGGGGCGCAGGACCACCGGTGAGGTGGCACTCGCCGCGGTCCTCGCGCTGCTCGGCGCCGGCACCGAGGACCTCCTGGGCGGCGAGGGATGGCTGCTGGCCGGCGTCGCCGCCGGGTCCGCCGTGCTGTCGCTCGTACGGCGCAGACTTCCCGCCACCGTGCTCGTCCTCACCGCGGGACTCGCGCCCCTCGTGCCCGGCTTCGGGCCCCTGCTGCTCGTCGTCGGCTGGTCCTCCGGGCGGTACATCGCGGGGGTGGGCCGTGCGATCGCGGCGTTCATCGCCGCCTTCGTGGTGAACGTCGGGGCGAGCCTGCTGGGGCCCTGGGACCGCGACCGGCTGCTCACCATCGCGTTCATGGCGACCCTCTACTACCTGGGCACCACCCTGGCCCCCGGGCTGGCCCACCGCTACTGGACCCAGCGGCGGACCCTGCTGCACGCCCTCCAGGAGCGCAACGCCCAGCTGCTGCGCGAGCGGACCATGGTGGTCGGGCAGGCGCGGCTGCGGGAACGGCAGCGGATCGCCCAGGACATGCACGACAGCCTCGGGCACCAACTGGCCCTGATAGCCGTCCACACCGGAGCCCTGGAGGTGGACCGGGACCTGAGCGACCGCCAGCGCGAGGTGGTCGGCGTCCTGCGGAACGCGTCGGTGACCGCGATGCACGAACTGCGCGAGGTCGTCGGGATCCTCCGCGACGGGATCGAAGCAGCCGACGGGACGGCGGCGGCGCCCGGACGGTCCGGGGACGAGACGGGCCGCGCCGCGCGCGGGATCGCGGGCATCGAGGGGCTCGTGGAGGCGGCGCGGACGGCCGGCACCAAGGTGGGTCTGAGCCGGTCGGGCGCGGAGCGGACGCTGGCACCGGCGGCCGACCACGCCGCGTACCGGATCGTGCAGGAGGCCCTCACCAACGCCTACAAGTACGCGCCGGGGGCGGCGATCGGCGTCGAACTGCGGTACGAGCCGGACACCTTCGTGGTCGAGGTCCTCAACGAGCGGCCCACGGACGAGCCGGCGGCGGACGTGGTCAGCGGCGGGCAGGGACTGACCGGCCTCGCCGAACGGGCCCGGCTGGTGGGCGGCATGTGCCATGCGGGTCCGGCCGACGGCGGCGGGTTCCGGGTGGCCGGGATGCTGCCCTACGGGGCGGCGCCCGTCGCGGAGGCAGCGCCTTTGGTCGATGCGGCCGACGACTTCCGGCAGCAGACCACGAGGCCGCTCCCGGGCGATGGTCGTCCGGTCATGGTCGGACCGGCCGACTGGACGTTCACGGAGCGGGAGCTCGCTATGGCGGTACGTGGGGGCAGGGGCAGAAGCACGGGCGGTTCCATCGCACTGGGCTGCGGAATCGCGTTCGCGGCCCTCGTGCTGCTGGTGGTGGCGGCGGGCTTCGGTCTCTACTTCCTGATGGGGTCGGTGCAGGAGGGGATGATCGACCCCGAGAAGTACGACGCGGTGAAGGTCGGGGCGCCGGAGAAGGAGGTGCGCGGCCAACTCCCGTCCGGTGACACGATCGCGACCGCGGGCCTGAGCGGCAAGGGACCCGCGATGCCGGACGGCGCGGACTGCCTGGTGCTGATGTCCTCGGAGGTGAGCGACACCTTCGACAAGGAGCCCGTTTTCCGGTTCTGCTTCAAGGACGGCAAGCTGATCGAGAAGAAGTCGTACGAGGTCGAGGCGCGCTAG
- a CDS encoding response regulator transcription factor, with amino-acid sequence MAGQPIRVVIADDEPLIRAGIRMILNSDPEIEVVAEAANGREAVEQTRAHAADVVLLDIQMPVLDGLSALPELRRAVPTARVIVLTTFGERDNVLRTLEHGGAGFLLKDTAPAELIRAVRAAAAGDAYLSPAATRHVVERLATGREAARAEEARGRVAGLSEKERDVLALLGEGLSNADAGKRLHMSEATVKTYVSRILAKLDCENRVQAALLARDAGL; translated from the coding sequence GTGGCAGGGCAGCCCATCAGGGTCGTGATCGCCGACGACGAGCCTCTGATCAGGGCCGGGATCCGGATGATCCTCAACTCCGACCCGGAGATCGAGGTCGTCGCCGAGGCCGCCAACGGCCGGGAGGCGGTCGAGCAGACCCGGGCGCACGCCGCCGACGTGGTGCTGCTCGACATCCAGATGCCGGTGCTCGACGGCCTGTCGGCGCTGCCGGAGCTGCGCCGGGCGGTGCCGACGGCCCGGGTGATCGTCCTGACGACCTTCGGGGAGCGGGACAACGTACTGCGGACCCTGGAGCACGGGGGTGCAGGGTTCCTGCTCAAGGACACGGCTCCGGCGGAGCTGATCCGGGCGGTACGGGCTGCCGCGGCGGGCGACGCGTATCTGTCACCGGCGGCGACCCGCCACGTGGTGGAGCGGCTCGCCACGGGCCGGGAGGCGGCCCGCGCCGAGGAGGCGCGGGGGCGGGTCGCGGGCCTGAGCGAGAAGGAGCGCGATGTGCTGGCGCTGCTCGGGGAAGGGCTGTCCAACGCGGACGCGGGGAAGCGGCTGCACATGAGCGAGGCGACGGTGAAGACGTATGTGAGCCGGATCCTCGCCAAGCTGGACTGCGAGAACCGGGTTCAGGCGGCGCTGCTCGCGCGGGACGCCGGGCTGTAG
- a CDS encoding MarR family winged helix-turn-helix transcriptional regulator — protein sequence MDVIQRELTAFARRARAAAARVHPELPLVSYTLLAHIEEQRGCRATDLAAHYLLDKSTVSRQVAGLEKLGFVERRPAPDDHRVHVLHPTEEGTRVLATAQTNRLAAYQERLKDWSAEDLARFAAYLLRYNTAGTAGLPDSPPR from the coding sequence GTGGACGTCATCCAGCGCGAGCTGACGGCCTTCGCCCGCCGGGCCCGGGCCGCGGCGGCCCGCGTCCACCCCGAGCTGCCGCTCGTCTCGTACACGCTCCTCGCCCACATCGAGGAGCAGCGCGGCTGCCGTGCGACGGATCTCGCGGCCCACTACCTGCTGGACAAGTCGACGGTCAGCCGCCAGGTCGCCGGCCTGGAGAAGCTCGGCTTCGTCGAGCGGCGTCCCGCGCCCGACGACCATCGCGTGCACGTCCTGCACCCCACCGAGGAGGGCACCAGGGTGCTCGCCACCGCCCAGACGAACCGTCTCGCGGCCTATCAGGAACGCCTCAAGGACTGGTCCGCCGAGGACCTCGCCCGCTTCGCCGCCTACCTGCTCCGCTACAACACCGCGGGCACGGCCGGCCTCCCGGACAGCCCCCCGCGCTGA
- a CDS encoding DUF2252 domain-containing protein, whose amino-acid sequence MDEIRAVVPEQRDTDGGADGRSHSGTDGVRMPHVPGFARRATTVGGTTRPVASPKERGKELRERVPRSAHRQPALAADRPDAVRAVEESNRDRVPELAPMRVGRMAAGPFAFMRGSAGLMAHDLAGTPVTGIAAQLCGDAHAANFGLYGDARGRLVMDLNDFDETVVGPWEWDLKRLATSLVLAGREVGASEEVCRAAAFDTVGAYRRTMRLLARLPALDAWNAIADEELVSHTDARDLLGTLERVSAKARNNTSARFAARSTEAVTDAEGGGRRFVDAPPVLRRVPDAEAAAVAAALGPYLETVSEDRLPLLARYAVHDVAFRVVGTGSVGTRSYVVLLLDHRGEALVLQVKEARASALLPHLPAAGFTVPDPGHEGRRVVLGQKRIQVVSDILLGWTTVEGRPFQVRQFRNRKGSVDPAALTVDQVDDYGRMTGALLARAHAHSADPRLIAGYCGKNEEFDEAVAAFAVSYADRTTADHEDLLAAVRSGRIAAELGV is encoded by the coding sequence ATGGACGAGATCCGGGCCGTGGTGCCGGAACAGCGCGACACGGACGGCGGGGCGGACGGCCGCTCACACAGCGGGACGGACGGCGTGCGCATGCCGCACGTGCCGGGGTTCGCGCGCCGGGCCACCACCGTCGGCGGGACCACCCGCCCCGTCGCTTCCCCCAAGGAGCGGGGCAAGGAGCTGCGCGAGCGGGTCCCGCGTTCCGCGCACCGGCAGCCCGCCCTCGCCGCTGACCGCCCCGACGCCGTCCGGGCCGTCGAGGAGTCGAACCGCGACCGCGTCCCCGAACTCGCGCCGATGCGGGTCGGCAGGATGGCGGCCGGCCCCTTCGCCTTCATGCGCGGATCCGCCGGACTGATGGCCCACGACCTGGCCGGCACCCCCGTCACCGGAATCGCCGCCCAACTCTGCGGCGACGCCCACGCCGCCAACTTCGGGCTCTACGGAGACGCCCGCGGCCGGCTCGTCATGGACCTCAACGACTTCGACGAGACCGTCGTCGGCCCCTGGGAATGGGACCTCAAGCGGCTCGCCACCTCCCTCGTCCTCGCCGGCCGTGAAGTCGGAGCGAGCGAGGAGGTGTGCCGGGCCGCCGCCTTCGACACCGTCGGCGCCTACCGGCGCACCATGCGGCTCCTCGCCCGGCTCCCCGCTCTCGACGCCTGGAACGCGATCGCCGACGAGGAACTCGTCTCCCACACCGACGCCCGCGACCTCCTCGGCACCCTGGAGCGGGTCTCCGCCAAGGCCCGCAACAACACCAGCGCCCGGTTCGCCGCCCGGTCGACCGAGGCCGTGACCGACGCCGAGGGCGGCGGCCGCAGATTCGTGGACGCTCCCCCGGTCCTGCGCAGGGTTCCCGACGCCGAGGCGGCCGCCGTCGCCGCCGCCCTCGGCCCGTACCTGGAGACCGTGTCCGAGGACCGGCTGCCGCTCCTCGCGCGGTACGCCGTCCACGACGTCGCCTTCCGGGTCGTCGGTACCGGCAGCGTCGGCACCCGTTCCTATGTCGTGCTGCTCCTCGACCACCGGGGCGAGGCGCTGGTGCTCCAGGTGAAGGAGGCCCGGGCGTCCGCCCTGCTGCCCCACCTGCCGGCCGCGGGCTTCACCGTGCCGGACCCCGGCCACGAGGGCCGGCGCGTCGTGCTCGGACAGAAGCGAATACAGGTCGTGAGCGACATCCTGCTCGGCTGGACCACGGTGGAAGGGCGGCCCTTCCAGGTGCGCCAGTTCCGCAACCGCAAGGGCAGCGTCGATCCCGCCGCGCTCACCGTGGACCAGGTCGACGACTACGGCCGGATGACCGGAGCCCTGCTGGCCCGCGCCCACGCCCACAGCGCCGACCCGCGCCTGATAGCCGGGTACTGCGGGAAGAACGAGGAGTTCGACGAGGCCGTAGCCGCGTTCGCCGTCTCGTACGCGGACCGCACCACCGCGGACCACGAGGACCTGCTCGCCGCCGTCCGCTCCGGACGAATAGCGGCCGAGCTGGGCGTCTGA